Proteins encoded by one window of Arachis hypogaea cultivar Tifrunner chromosome 1, arahy.Tifrunner.gnm2.J5K5, whole genome shotgun sequence:
- the LOC140178917 gene encoding uncharacterized protein: MPSRRYNHNRNVHARPTGGNGGRMRQDMGKRPQQAQMRPVCRQCGKEHGGRPCQLTGIICFSCGQPGHMAKDCPKKPVQEIDRPRQQGRVFAMTADDAMKSDSLIQGQCYVKSRLLTVLYDSGASHSFISETVAHELGLDFTMLDYNLIVRTPTSQNALTSQVCQQVPFVIEARTFIHDLVCLPL; the protein is encoded by the coding sequence ATGCCTTCACGAAGATACAATCATAATAGAAATGTTCATGCACGTCCTACAGGAGGGAATGGAGGAAGAATGAGACAGGATATGGGTAAGCGACCTCAGCAGGCGCAGATGCGACCAGTATGTAGGCAGTGTGGAAAGGAGCATGGAGGTAGACCTTGTCAGCTTACAGGCATTATTTGTTTTTCTTGTGGTCAGCCTGGACATATGGCTAAGGACTGTCCGAAGAAGCCAGTACAAGAAATAGATAGGCCGCGACAGCAAGGACGTGTGTTTGCTATGACTGCTGATGACGCAATGAAATCAGACTCCCTaatccaaggtcagtgttatgtcaaatCTCGACtcttaactgtactgtatgactctGGTGCATCACATTCATTTATTTCTGAGACTGTTGCGCATGAGTTGGGATTAGATTTCACCATGTTAGATTATAATCTAATTGTTCGTACACCCACATCTCAAAATGCCTTGACTAGTCAAGTATGTCAACAGGTGCCTTTTGTTATTGAGGCTAGGACTTTTATACATGACCTGGTTTGTTTGCCTTTGTGA